A region of Plantactinospora sp. BC1 DNA encodes the following proteins:
- a CDS encoding DUF4190 domain-containing protein codes for MRQSEPAPTRDENRDGHVDSRDEHVDGREDRVDGRDERSTGTATAADAARTRTGATDRTEERGDTTRTDDPAKHRAGSTVTEPDTAPRTAPPVTATAPAATRTETRRDTDRTSEPERGLGERTPDADRTPESEPVVVDRGPRPRASMLATLSLVFGVAAAAFVLSGALAGYGIVLGTIALLLGVSGVSATARRHVAGKTDALIGIVLGVGAVVVAVLAMTGQFDWPTTDGDTVVRFREWLDSQFVDRF; via the coding sequence ATGCGCCAATCGGAGCCGGCGCCGACGCGGGACGAGAACCGCGACGGACACGTCGACAGCCGCGACGAGCACGTCGACGGCCGCGAGGACCGCGTCGACGGCCGGGACGAGCGGTCGACCGGCACCGCCACGGCGGCTGACGCCGCGCGCACCCGTACCGGAGCGACCGACCGGACCGAGGAGCGGGGCGACACCACCCGGACCGACGACCCGGCGAAGCACCGGGCCGGGAGCACGGTCACCGAGCCCGACACCGCGCCCCGGACGGCTCCCCCGGTCACCGCGACCGCACCGGCGGCGACCCGGACCGAGACCCGGCGCGACACCGACCGCACGAGCGAACCGGAGCGCGGGCTCGGCGAGCGTACGCCGGACGCCGACCGTACGCCGGAGAGCGAACCGGTCGTGGTGGACCGCGGTCCGCGTCCCCGGGCCAGCATGCTCGCCACGCTGAGCCTGGTGTTCGGGGTGGCCGCCGCCGCGTTCGTGCTGTCCGGCGCGCTCGCCGGCTACGGCATCGTGCTCGGCACCATCGCCCTGCTGCTCGGCGTCAGCGGCGTCTCCGCGACCGCCCGCCGGCACGTCGCCGGCAAGACCGACGCGCTGATCGGGATCGTCCTCGGGGTCGGTGCCGTCGTCGTCGCGGTGCTGGCGATGACCGGCCAGTTCGACTGGCCGACCACCGACGGCGACACCGTGGTCCGGTTCCGCGAGTGGCTTGATTCACAGTTTGTGGACCGGTTCTGA
- the ddaH gene encoding dimethylargininase — MTLDAIATSGRTPAGPAQTRHYLMCRPTYFTVEYAINPWMDPAAPVDTALALRQWETLRRTYLDLGHTVDEIEPLPGLPDMVFAANGATVLDGRALAVQFRDPERADEAPAYAGWLDRAGFEVHEAKQVNEGEGDILPVGGLLLAGTGFRTSHAAHAHLQEVFGRPVITLQLVDPRFYHLDTALCVLDDETVAYLPEAFSPGSRAVLRRLFPDAVLATMADAEVLGLNAVSDGRHVVLPAQATGLSAALRDRGYDTIGVDLSELRKAGGGPKCCTLVLREREATK; from the coding sequence ATGACGTTGGACGCCATCGCCACCAGCGGGCGTACCCCGGCCGGCCCGGCGCAGACGCGGCACTACCTGATGTGCCGGCCGACGTACTTCACCGTCGAGTACGCGATCAACCCCTGGATGGACCCGGCCGCCCCGGTCGACACCGCCCTCGCGCTGCGGCAGTGGGAGACGCTGCGCCGGACGTACCTCGACCTCGGACACACCGTCGACGAGATCGAGCCGCTGCCCGGGCTCCCCGACATGGTCTTCGCGGCGAACGGCGCGACCGTGCTCGACGGCCGGGCGCTGGCGGTGCAGTTCCGCGACCCGGAGCGCGCCGACGAGGCACCGGCGTACGCCGGCTGGCTGGACCGGGCCGGTTTCGAGGTGCACGAGGCGAAGCAGGTCAACGAGGGCGAGGGCGACATCCTGCCGGTCGGCGGGCTGCTGCTGGCCGGTACCGGGTTCCGCACCTCGCACGCCGCACACGCCCACCTCCAGGAGGTCTTCGGGCGGCCGGTGATCACCCTGCAACTCGTCGACCCGCGCTTCTACCACCTGGACACCGCGCTCTGCGTGCTCGACGACGAGACCGTGGCGTACCTGCCGGAGGCGTTCTCGCCGGGCAGCCGGGCGGTGCTGCGCCGGCTCTTCCCGGACGCGGTGCTGGCGACGATGGCCGACGCCGAGGTGCTGGGCCTGAACGCGGTCAGCGACGGCCGGCACGTCGTACTTCCGGCGCAGGCCACCGGGCTGTCGGCGGCACTCCGCGACCGTGGGTACGACACAATTGGTGTTGATTTGTCCGAGCTGCGAAAGGCCGGCGGCGGACCGAAGTGCTGCACCCTGGTGCTGCGGGAACGAGAGGCGACCAAGTGA
- the rocD gene encoding ornithine--oxo-acid transaminase → MPGTPAADEMSRTPAAVRDAERWTAHNYHPLPVVISSAEGAWVTDVDGRRYLDCLAGYSALNFGHRHPTLIAAAHAQLDRLTLTSRAFVHDQFADFCRELAQLCGKDLVLPMNTGAEAVETAIKVSRKWGYRVKGVPDGQATIVVADGNFHGRTTTIVSFSTDREARDDFGPYTPGFRIVPYGDLAALAEAVDETTVAVLLEPIQGEQGVVVPPAGYLPGVRRLCTERNVLFVADEIQSGLGRTGETFACDHEGVRPDMYVLGKALGGGIVPVSAVAADADVLGVLRPGEHGSTFGGNPLACAVATEVVRLLATGEFQRRSAELGARLHAGLRGLVGEGLVAVRGRGLWAGIDIDPALMTGRQACERLAERGVLAKDTHGSTIRLAPPLVVEAHELDHVLEQLAAVLR, encoded by the coding sequence ATGCCGGGCACCCCGGCGGCGGACGAGATGTCGCGCACCCCGGCGGCGGTGCGCGACGCGGAGCGCTGGACCGCGCACAACTACCACCCGCTGCCGGTGGTGATCTCCTCGGCCGAGGGCGCCTGGGTGACCGACGTCGACGGCCGGCGCTACCTGGACTGCCTCGCCGGCTACTCGGCACTGAACTTCGGGCACCGGCACCCGACGCTGATCGCCGCCGCGCACGCCCAGCTCGACCGGCTCACCCTGACCAGCCGGGCGTTCGTGCACGACCAGTTCGCCGACTTCTGCCGCGAGCTGGCCCAGCTCTGCGGCAAGGACCTGGTGCTGCCGATGAACACCGGCGCCGAGGCGGTGGAGACCGCGATCAAGGTCTCCCGCAAGTGGGGCTACCGGGTCAAGGGCGTACCGGACGGGCAGGCCACGATCGTGGTCGCGGACGGCAACTTCCACGGCCGTACCACCACGATCGTCAGCTTCTCCACCGACCGGGAGGCCCGGGACGACTTCGGGCCGTACACCCCGGGGTTCCGGATCGTCCCCTACGGCGACCTCGCCGCGCTGGCCGAGGCGGTCGACGAGACCACCGTCGCCGTGTTGCTGGAGCCGATCCAGGGCGAGCAGGGTGTCGTGGTGCCGCCGGCCGGCTACCTGCCCGGGGTACGCCGGCTCTGCACGGAACGGAACGTGCTCTTCGTCGCCGACGAGATCCAGTCCGGACTGGGCCGCACCGGCGAGACGTTCGCCTGCGACCACGAGGGCGTCAGACCCGACATGTACGTCCTCGGCAAGGCGCTCGGCGGCGGCATCGTGCCGGTCTCGGCGGTCGCGGCCGACGCCGACGTGCTCGGCGTGCTACGGCCCGGCGAGCACGGCTCGACGTTCGGCGGCAACCCGCTGGCCTGCGCGGTCGCCACCGAGGTGGTCCGGCTGCTCGCCACCGGCGAGTTCCAGCGCCGCTCGGCGGAGCTGGGCGCGCGGCTGCACGCCGGGCTGCGCGGGCTGGTCGGCGAGGGGCTGGTCGCGGTGCGCGGCCGGGGGCTCTGGGCCGGCATCGACATCGACCCGGCGCTGATGACCGGGCGGCAGGCGTGCGAGCGGCTGGCCGAGCGCGGCGTACTGGCCAAGGACACCCACGGCTCGACGATCCGGCTCGCGCCGCCGCTCGTGGTCGAGGCGCACGAACTCGACCACGTGCTGGAGCAGCTCGCCGCCGTACTGCGCTGA
- a CDS encoding FHA domain-containing protein codes for MRFEISKVLDAIEDRVSTDPSLVRAVLDLAEVVRYQDLDGGRPASTMRLGMVIDALGRHLEEDNVPVYAVVHRALLSDADLTSNERMVLRRWADNGLVEVLVNPGDRVLEVADLLGLPVLSRGRFDGMSGRFPWVTSAPGRLLAPLPGAGGPVLAQRVKGNVAATGPSPTGRKLLARTWRCKEPGCVLFGGGGGGGAFADLAEIDRKPSGQPPPTLRTGMPTCPRHDQRLSDAGPRPNEEVLSVRIGGMVRRRFVVTAERPVVVGRAPDDSGGIRLGQWLNDEARRWISRSHVRFELRGGDLVAQDVSTNGSGVRPGGSMDEAERVALAHQQSRVMRGGDIVELYPGVQVGRSSTWNSGGMTNPTSVMAEAPTMAIRLPGRG; via the coding sequence GTGAGATTCGAGATAAGCAAGGTCCTCGACGCGATCGAGGACCGGGTCAGCACCGACCCGTCGCTGGTACGCGCGGTGCTGGACCTGGCCGAGGTGGTCCGCTACCAGGACCTCGACGGCGGCCGGCCGGCCAGCACCATGCGACTGGGCATGGTGATCGACGCGCTCGGGCGGCACCTGGAGGAGGACAACGTCCCGGTGTACGCGGTGGTGCACCGCGCGCTGCTCAGCGACGCCGACCTCACCTCCAACGAGCGGATGGTGCTCCGGCGCTGGGCCGACAACGGCCTGGTCGAGGTGCTCGTCAACCCCGGCGACCGGGTGCTGGAGGTGGCCGACCTGCTCGGCCTGCCGGTGCTGAGCCGGGGGCGCTTCGACGGCATGTCCGGGCGCTTCCCGTGGGTGACCAGCGCACCGGGCCGGCTGCTCGCCCCGCTGCCGGGTGCCGGCGGCCCGGTGCTGGCGCAGCGGGTGAAGGGGAACGTGGCGGCCACCGGGCCGTCGCCGACCGGCCGGAAGCTGCTCGCCCGCACCTGGCGGTGCAAGGAACCCGGCTGCGTGCTCTTCGGCGGCGGTGGTGGCGGTGGCGCCTTCGCCGACCTCGCCGAGATCGACCGCAAGCCGAGCGGCCAGCCGCCACCGACGCTGCGCACCGGGATGCCGACCTGTCCCCGGCACGACCAGCGGCTCAGCGACGCCGGCCCGAGGCCGAACGAGGAGGTGCTGTCGGTCCGGATCGGCGGCATGGTGCGGCGCCGGTTCGTGGTGACCGCCGAGCGGCCGGTGGTGGTCGGCCGGGCACCGGACGACTCCGGCGGGATCCGGCTCGGCCAGTGGCTCAACGACGAGGCGCGGCGCTGGATCAGCCGCAGCCACGTCCGGTTCGAGCTGCGCGGCGGCGACCTGGTCGCGCAGGACGTCAGCACCAACGGCTCCGGCGTACGGCCGGGCGGGTCGATGGACGAGGCGGAGCGGGTCGCGCTGGCCCACCAGCAGTCCCGGGTGATGCGCGGCGGCGACATCGTGGAGCTCTATCCCGGCGTACAGGTGGGGCGGTCGAGCACCTGGAACTCCGGCGGCATGACGAACCCGACCTCGGTGATGGCCGAGGCGCCGACGATGGCGATCCGGCTGCCCGGCCGGGGCTGA
- a CDS encoding 4a-hydroxytetrahydrobiopterin dehydratase, with protein sequence MAEVLDAEAVRTELAELEGWSGDPAGIARTVELPAFRDAIDVVDRVAVVAEELDHHPDIDIRWRTVTFRCATHSVGGVTRRDVELARRIDEIARGAA encoded by the coding sequence ATGGCAGAGGTGCTGGACGCGGAGGCGGTGCGGACCGAGCTGGCCGAGCTGGAGGGCTGGTCCGGCGATCCGGCCGGCATCGCCCGTACCGTCGAACTGCCCGCCTTCCGTGACGCGATCGATGTGGTGGACCGGGTGGCGGTGGTCGCCGAGGAACTCGACCATCATCCCGACATCGACATCCGGTGGCGCACGGTGACCTTCCGTTGCGCGACCCATTCGGTAGGTGGGGTGACCCGACGTGACGTCGAGCTGGCGCGGCGGATCGACGAGATAGCCCGGGGAGCGGCGTGA
- a CDS encoding acyl-CoA desaturase: MAVLAAVAEPETRRGSDYSRLSRRISAAGLMERRTGWYVARIALTVGLFVAGWVAFAVVGDSWWQILVAVFLAGATTQVAFLGHDAGHRQMFRQRRASEVAGLLAGNLAVGLSYGWWIDKHNRHHANPNHEDDDPDVGAGALVWTDEQALATRGFGRWLARRQAYLFFPMLLLEGLALHVSSVRALTDGTPIRRRRAEAVLLALHAVGYLGALFTVLSPGKALVFLAVHQGLWGLYMGCSFAPNHKGMPVMTAEDDLDFLRKQVLTSRNVRGGVLVDFALGGLNYQIEHHLFPSMPRVNLRRAQPIVARYCAEQGIPYEETGLFDSYRQALRHLHSVGAPLRAEAAAARSSAG; the protein is encoded by the coding sequence ATGGCGGTCCTCGCTGCCGTGGCCGAACCGGAGACCCGTCGAGGAAGTGATTACTCACGGTTATCTCGGCGGATCAGCGCGGCGGGTCTGATGGAACGCCGGACCGGCTGGTACGTGGCCCGGATCGCGCTCACCGTCGGGCTCTTCGTCGCCGGTTGGGTCGCCTTCGCCGTCGTCGGCGACTCGTGGTGGCAGATCCTGGTGGCCGTCTTCCTGGCCGGTGCCACCACCCAGGTCGCCTTCCTCGGGCACGACGCCGGACACCGGCAGATGTTCCGGCAGCGGCGGGCCAGCGAGGTGGCCGGGCTGCTCGCCGGCAACCTGGCCGTCGGGCTCAGCTACGGCTGGTGGATCGACAAGCACAACCGGCACCACGCCAACCCGAACCACGAGGACGACGACCCGGACGTCGGGGCGGGCGCGCTGGTCTGGACCGACGAGCAGGCGCTGGCCACCCGGGGCTTCGGCCGGTGGCTGGCACGGCGGCAGGCGTACCTGTTCTTCCCGATGCTGCTGCTGGAGGGGCTGGCGCTGCACGTCTCCAGCGTCCGGGCGCTGACCGACGGTACGCCGATCCGGCGACGTCGGGCCGAGGCGGTGCTGCTGGCTCTGCACGCGGTCGGCTATCTGGGTGCGCTCTTCACCGTCCTCTCCCCGGGTAAGGCGCTGGTCTTCCTCGCCGTCCACCAGGGGCTGTGGGGGCTCTACATGGGCTGCTCGTTCGCGCCCAACCACAAGGGCATGCCGGTGATGACCGCCGAAGACGACCTCGACTTCCTGCGCAAGCAGGTGCTGACCTCGCGCAACGTCCGGGGCGGGGTACTGGTCGACTTCGCGCTGGGCGGCCTCAACTACCAGATCGAGCACCACCTGTTTCCGAGCATGCCGAGGGTGAACCTTCGCCGGGCCCAGCCGATCGTCGCGCGGTACTGCGCGGAGCAGGGCATCCCGTACGAGGAGACCGGGCTCTTCGACTCGTACCGGCAGGCGCTGCGGCATCTGCACTCGGTCGGCGCCCCGCTGCGGGCGGAGGCCGCGGCGGCGCGGAGCAGCGCCGGATAG
- a CDS encoding SCO7613 C-terminal domain-containing membrane protein: MNASANAYPCPVCGAGANLATGCPGCGRAPDPTAAEVTRLGAEIVALGGRVERARQAYLGLDAALWQLRRRRDALAEQVRAAAAASVRAPAVVATGAPAAVAGSGGPAPQAPAPVRPETSTRTVQNVLLVLGGLLVGTAAIVFTVWAWATVGVGGRALILGALTGLALAAPVLAKRRGLTATAETFAAIGLLLVVLDGYAGWSVDLFGVAGWPAARYAALVFGVGAVVAGGYHRLTRLAAPAFAGLLLAQPVIPLLGYDAGFGAAGWTLALAGLAAFNLTMTGGRGGDGPVDPSSGVRRSVAWVGYGLAGLASALCGTLAVVTTDGPLAVLAGGPLLVAALLPIAGALRLRSTAAGVAASVVFIVVLAVALVRAVAETSWPLLGSAAGIVVLLAAAIVGTARLLPAGLRVGPRAGGLVVAGALAVLTGSMALVVALAVALRSQPAWRADLAARAGPFDWQLPLALALAAVAIVLLGRRRDRSLVLLAGAVLTVLATPAALALPWWLVAVLDLVPAGALALAAGWPGRPPRSAVPMALAAVPLAGHAVLVGLARPAGAAAVCGALVLLGVAVALTALRPVAVAEPGPEGTATAAVSPLRRVLGGSGLATAVLAAPATVLLALFAAGVSPGWQARAVLGTAVLLAVGLVPVRRAVPHYQPYANAALATVALAVGLAPGLPGVGEPAGPYAAGALLLNIVGWLSGRGRPAGPTGAINREDVGETVERPAGAVPAPAAVPALVSGAILLLRAAVVAVPAVLAVLVAPYGWLGRIWSGPPAGVGLYPAWIGVDPAGWRLDGAGTLTLLLLTGAAAVVGWVRWRSVSGTALVVAPLAVGTALVGLVAAGAPWPAVPASSLLAGVAGALVVALRRDVGRRVWLVPVAVAFGAAGLAGLLATRPSTLAGLALVGAAGLAAGAFGRSSAARVAGWLTGVGGAGALAATATVAADLPLRITALAVLGVAALALAGSTLLAGGTLLAGSGLPAGSGLPAEGASGDRPRPAVPGRRTEAVAVEAASHATAAIALLLTVGEIRYAAAVCTLWGVALGLRALRPAEPLPHRWARAAAAGGAELVAAWLLLGSARVALVEAYTLPAAVLGLLAGWLALRTWPALTSWVAYGPGLGAALLPSLVSVLVAGDQPWRRLLLGAGALLAVLAGARWRRQAPVLLGGTVLAVLALRETVDVWDRLPRWVFLAVGGFALIGLGMTYERRRRDLRRLRAAVNRMS, encoded by the coding sequence GTGAACGCTTCCGCGAACGCGTACCCGTGCCCGGTCTGTGGAGCCGGTGCCAACCTGGCGACCGGATGTCCCGGCTGTGGCCGGGCACCGGATCCGACCGCCGCCGAGGTGACCCGGCTCGGCGCGGAGATCGTCGCGCTCGGCGGGCGGGTCGAGCGGGCGCGGCAGGCGTACCTCGGTCTCGACGCCGCCCTGTGGCAGCTCCGGCGGCGCCGCGACGCGCTGGCCGAGCAGGTCCGGGCGGCGGCGGCCGCGTCCGTCCGGGCCCCGGCGGTCGTCGCCACCGGCGCACCGGCCGCCGTCGCCGGCTCCGGGGGGCCGGCGCCGCAGGCTCCCGCTCCGGTACGACCGGAGACCTCGACCCGGACCGTGCAGAACGTCCTCCTGGTCCTCGGCGGGCTGCTCGTCGGCACGGCGGCGATCGTCTTCACGGTGTGGGCCTGGGCCACGGTCGGGGTCGGCGGCCGGGCGCTGATCCTCGGCGCGCTGACCGGGCTGGCCCTGGCCGCGCCGGTGCTGGCGAAGCGGCGCGGGCTGACCGCCACCGCCGAGACGTTCGCGGCGATCGGCCTGCTCCTGGTGGTACTCGACGGCTACGCCGGGTGGAGCGTGGACCTGTTCGGCGTGGCGGGCTGGCCGGCGGCCCGGTACGCGGCACTGGTGTTCGGGGTCGGCGCGGTGGTGGCGGGGGGTTACCACCGACTGACCCGGCTCGCCGCACCCGCGTTCGCCGGCCTGCTGCTGGCCCAGCCGGTGATTCCGCTGCTCGGCTACGACGCGGGGTTCGGTGCCGCCGGCTGGACGCTGGCGCTCGCCGGGCTGGCGGCGTTCAACCTCACCATGACCGGGGGGCGGGGTGGCGACGGACCGGTGGACCCGAGCAGTGGGGTCCGCCGGTCCGTCGCCTGGGTCGGGTACGGGCTGGCCGGGCTCGCCTCGGCGCTCTGCGGGACGCTGGCGGTGGTCACCACCGACGGTCCGCTGGCCGTACTCGCCGGCGGGCCGCTGCTGGTGGCCGCCCTGCTGCCGATCGCCGGTGCCCTCCGGCTGCGCAGCACCGCCGCCGGGGTCGCTGCGTCCGTCGTCTTCATCGTGGTGCTCGCGGTGGCGCTGGTCCGGGCCGTAGCCGAGACGTCGTGGCCGCTGCTCGGTTCGGCCGCCGGGATCGTCGTGCTGCTGGCGGCCGCGATCGTCGGCACCGCCCGGCTGCTGCCGGCCGGACTCCGGGTCGGGCCCCGGGCCGGTGGGCTGGTCGTGGCCGGCGCCCTGGCGGTGCTGACCGGCTCGATGGCGCTGGTGGTCGCGCTGGCCGTGGCGCTGCGTTCGCAGCCGGCCTGGCGGGCGGACCTGGCCGCCCGGGCGGGGCCGTTCGACTGGCAGCTTCCGCTGGCGCTGGCGCTGGCCGCCGTGGCGATCGTGCTGCTCGGCCGGCGGCGGGACCGGTCGCTGGTGCTGCTGGCCGGTGCGGTCCTCACGGTGCTGGCGACGCCGGCCGCGCTCGCCCTGCCCTGGTGGCTCGTCGCGGTCCTGGACCTGGTGCCGGCGGGCGCGCTCGCGCTGGCCGCCGGCTGGCCGGGCCGGCCGCCGCGCTCGGCGGTGCCGATGGCGCTCGCCGCCGTACCGCTGGCCGGGCACGCGGTACTCGTCGGGCTGGCCCGGCCGGCCGGTGCCGCCGCCGTCTGCGGCGCGCTGGTACTGCTCGGCGTGGCGGTCGCGCTGACCGCACTCCGGCCCGTCGCCGTCGCCGAGCCGGGACCGGAGGGTACTGCCACGGCAGCGGTCTCGCCGTTGCGGCGGGTGCTGGGCGGCAGTGGGCTCGCGACGGCGGTACTCGCCGCTCCGGCGACCGTCCTGCTCGCCCTCTTCGCCGCCGGGGTGTCGCCGGGGTGGCAGGCGCGGGCCGTACTGGGCACCGCCGTGCTGCTCGCCGTCGGGCTGGTACCGGTGCGCCGGGCGGTTCCGCACTACCAGCCGTACGCCAACGCGGCGCTGGCGACCGTCGCGCTGGCGGTCGGCCTGGCACCCGGGCTGCCCGGCGTCGGCGAACCCGCCGGCCCGTACGCCGCCGGGGCGCTGCTGCTCAACATCGTCGGGTGGCTGTCGGGGCGGGGCCGACCGGCGGGACCGACCGGTGCCATCAACCGGGAGGACGTCGGGGAGACGGTCGAACGGCCGGCGGGAGCGGTGCCGGCCCCGGCCGCCGTACCGGCCCTGGTCTCCGGGGCGATCCTGCTGCTCCGGGCGGCCGTGGTGGCGGTACCGGCGGTGCTGGCCGTGCTCGTCGCCCCGTACGGCTGGCTGGGCCGGATCTGGTCGGGCCCGCCGGCCGGGGTCGGGCTGTATCCGGCCTGGATCGGCGTCGACCCGGCCGGTTGGCGGCTCGACGGCGCCGGCACGCTGACCCTGCTGCTGCTCACCGGGGCGGCGGCGGTGGTCGGCTGGGTCCGGTGGCGGAGCGTGTCCGGCACCGCGCTGGTGGTGGCGCCGCTCGCGGTCGGTACCGCGCTGGTCGGGCTGGTCGCCGCCGGGGCACCCTGGCCGGCCGTACCCGCGTCGAGCCTGCTCGCCGGGGTGGCCGGCGCGCTCGTGGTGGCGCTGCGGCGCGACGTCGGCCGTCGGGTCTGGCTGGTGCCGGTAGCTGTCGCGTTCGGGGCGGCGGGCCTGGCCGGGCTGCTGGCGACCAGGCCGAGCACGCTCGCCGGGCTGGCGCTGGTCGGCGCGGCCGGGCTGGCCGCCGGTGCGTTCGGGCGCAGCTCGGCGGCCCGGGTGGCGGGCTGGCTGACCGGTGTCGGCGGCGCGGGGGCGCTGGCCGCCACCGCCACGGTCGCGGCCGACCTGCCGTTGCGGATCACCGCGCTGGCGGTGCTGGGCGTCGCCGCGCTGGCCCTGGCCGGCAGCACGCTGCTGGCCGGTGGCACGCTCCTGGCCGGCAGCGGGCTCCCGGCCGGCAGCGGGCTGCCCGCGGAGGGGGCGTCCGGGGACCGGCCGCGTCCGGCGGTGCCGGGCCGCCGGACCGAGGCGGTCGCCGTCGAGGCGGCCAGCCACGCGACCGCCGCGATCGCGCTGCTGCTGACCGTCGGCGAGATCCGGTACGCGGCGGCGGTCTGCACGCTCTGGGGCGTGGCGCTGGGCCTGCGTGCCCTGCGTCCGGCCGAGCCGCTGCCGCACCGCTGGGCCCGGGCGGCAGCGGCGGGTGGCGCCGAACTGGTCGCCGCCTGGCTGCTGCTCGGCTCCGCCCGGGTGGCGCTGGTCGAGGCGTACACCCTGCCGGCGGCGGTGCTCGGGTTGCTGGCCGGCTGGCTGGCGCTGCGCACCTGGCCGGCCCTGACCAGCTGGGTGGCGTACGGTCCGGGGCTCGGTGCCGCGCTGCTGCCGAGCCTGGTCTCGGTCCTCGTCGCCGGTGACCAGCCGTGGCGGCGGCTGCTGCTCGGTGCCGGTGCACTGCTGGCGGTGCTGGCCGGTGCCCGGTGGCGACGGCAGGCGCCGGTGCTTCTCGGCGGTACCGTCCTCGCCGTACTGGCGCTGCGGGAGACGGTCGACGTCTGGGACCGGCTGCCCCGGTGGGTCTTCCTGGCCGTCGGCGGTTTCGCCCTGATCGGCCTGGGCATGACGTACGAGCGGCGGCGTCGCGACCTGCGCCGGCTCCGCGCGGCGGTCAACCGGATGAGCTGA
- the cutA gene encoding divalent-cation tolerance protein CutA produces MDQICIVTTVVDARAVADVLAAAAVAGRLAACAQVTGPVESTYWWESRMETTREWTVVFKTAPDRAEALIDQVRAAHPYEVPEVLVTWVEGGNPDYSAWLHEQTRP; encoded by the coding sequence GTGGACCAGATCTGCATCGTGACGACCGTGGTGGACGCGCGAGCGGTCGCCGACGTGCTCGCCGCCGCCGCGGTCGCCGGCCGGCTGGCGGCGTGCGCCCAGGTGACCGGGCCGGTGGAGAGCACCTACTGGTGGGAGTCGCGGATGGAGACCACCCGGGAGTGGACGGTGGTCTTCAAGACCGCCCCGGACCGGGCGGAGGCCCTGATCGACCAGGTACGGGCGGCGCACCCGTACGAGGTGCCGGAGGTGCTGGTGACCTGGGTGGAGGGCGGCAACCCGGACTACTCGGCCTGGCTGCACGAGCAGACCCGCCCCTGA
- a CDS encoding 1-acyl-sn-glycerol-3-phosphate acyltransferase codes for MPLPPRWVRRVLLAPGTVLLAVLVVTTLPIWLIIAAAASPLVPGYLRPLRVLWVGIVYLVWDATALVAMFGLWVGSGFGWHKRSPGFQRAHYVLAGWFLTVLFWQARWTLRLRIDVVGTDPDTALPGRPELVLCRHAGPGDSFILIHALVNWFKREPRIVLKDTLQWDPAVDVLLNRLPNRFIAPRHRRETRVGPAEQVGPPRESLVEQIGYLARNLDENDAFVIFPEGGNFTPRRRRRAIDLLRARGLDDMAERAEAMRHVLAPQPGGMLAALDAAPDAGVIFVAHTGLDRMLTVADVWRELPMDKRIVMRFWSVPPEEVPKERQERIDWLFDWWARIDEWVDAHRGDSDPA; via the coding sequence ATGCCGCTGCCACCGAGGTGGGTCCGGCGGGTCCTGCTCGCTCCCGGTACGGTGCTGCTCGCCGTACTGGTGGTGACGACCCTGCCGATCTGGCTGATCATCGCTGCGGCGGCCTCGCCACTGGTCCCCGGCTACCTGCGCCCGCTCCGGGTGCTCTGGGTGGGGATCGTCTACCTGGTCTGGGACGCCACCGCACTGGTCGCGATGTTCGGGCTCTGGGTCGGCTCCGGTTTCGGCTGGCACAAGCGGTCCCCGGGGTTCCAGCGGGCACACTACGTACTCGCCGGCTGGTTTCTCACCGTGCTGTTCTGGCAGGCCCGGTGGACGCTGCGGCTGCGCATCGACGTCGTCGGCACCGACCCGGACACGGCGCTGCCGGGCCGCCCCGAGCTGGTGCTCTGCCGGCACGCCGGGCCGGGTGATTCCTTCATCCTGATCCACGCGCTGGTCAACTGGTTCAAGCGGGAACCGAGGATTGTGCTGAAGGACACCCTCCAGTGGGATCCGGCGGTCGACGTACTGCTCAACCGGCTGCCCAACCGGTTCATCGCGCCCCGGCACCGCCGGGAGACCCGGGTCGGCCCGGCCGAGCAGGTCGGCCCGCCGAGGGAGAGCCTGGTCGAGCAGATCGGCTACCTCGCCCGCAACCTCGACGAGAACGACGCCTTCGTGATCTTTCCCGAGGGCGGCAACTTCACGCCCCGGCGGCGGCGCCGCGCCATCGACCTGCTCCGGGCCCGTGGCCTCGACGACATGGCGGAGCGGGCCGAGGCGATGCGGCACGTCCTGGCGCCGCAGCCCGGCGGGATGCTGGCCGCGCTGGACGCCGCCCCCGACGCCGGGGTCATCTTCGTCGCGCACACCGGGCTGGACCGGATGCTCACCGTGGCCGACGTGTGGCGGGAACTGCCGATGGACAAGCGGATCGTGATGCGGTTCTGGTCCGTACCGCCGGAGGAGGTGCCGAAGGAGCGCCAGGAGCGGATCGACTGGCTCTTCGACTGGTGGGCCCGGATCGACGAGTGGGTCGATGCGCATCGGGGCGACAGCGATCCGGCGTAG